TTGAGGctgatgaggatgatgaagagggGGACATTTTCAGCAAGAGCTCCAGGCATGCAGCTCCACAGCAGAACAAAAAAGAGGCGGTGGAAGAAGATGAAAAGCACTCTGTGGGGAAAAAGGTTGGCTGCTTCCCCAGTGGACTGCATGAGTTTTGCTGGCCCGGGTACATGACTGGGATGTATAAACCACTTCTGTGTCATGCTTCTTTTGTCAGAGGCCTGCTGGGGCTGTTTCCATGTTTGGGCCTGGGACTAAGAGTGTGCTGGTGGAAGCGTTAAAGAAAAGGCAACCGTCCACAAGCGAAGAGTCTGTGAAATCAGAAGAGgtcttttaaaaagttttagaagttttttaaaatgccaaaaatccagcgttttttttttttttttgtttcttgtttccCCATTTTATTCTGCCCATATGCTATCGCCACAAATTTTCCTTATCTTTCTGGAGGATTAAAGCCTTATGCGGTCCATGTGAAATCACTTAATTTAGTGGTTCCCTCAGCTTCACTTGAGGTGCCTTCATAAATAGTAAGAGCTTGTTCAGCAGTGTCCATCACTAGTTATCCTAGTTGGGGATCAAACTTATCAGTGTTGTATAATGTCAGGGGTGTAATAGTCAGGCATTCATGATTCTTTCACAGTTCAAACtaaataaaatccattttaatggATTTTCCTGTTGTTACCCAGAGTGCGCCTCCTACCGACATTAAACATCCAGCTTCCAGAGCAGAAGAGAAGAAGCCTCAGAGCTGGGGACTCTTCTCTGATGATGAGGATTCACAGGTGGGTCATTGGTGTGTTTAATATTAAGCAGAATCATATTTCAGatattaattgttttgttttgtattgttctttaagGTATTTCCTGCCATTACTAAAAGCAAGACACAACCTGAGGCCACAACCCAAATTAAAGCTGACAAGGCCCCTGTTTCCCtatttgatgatgatgaagatgaagaggtgaCCGTTAGGCTTGTTTTGCATTAGTGACATATGAATCTGATAtctttgtgttgcattttatgaATGAATAGATTAGAGGTTATAATAACAGCATTAGCATTATGATTGATCAAACATCCACATATCCATCCATCCTCTTTGCCTTGCAGGATCTTTTTTCCTCTGCACCAAAATCCAAAGCAGGCCAGTCTGCTGCAAAGCCGGTGAAAAAGCCAACTCCCGGTGCCCTCTTTAGTGATGATGAGGTGTGGCAAAATGCCTTTTGTTTCTACTGGCAGAGCCCAGTagacattatttttaataacaacaAATCAGAGTcaactatatatttattttatgttgcatTAAACACTGTTTTTTTAACTGGTAATAAAAAGTTTCATTGTTCAACCTCTAATATAAATGCCATTTTGCCTAATTCAAATGCCACAATGTatattgtataatgtatatgttttaatgtataatgtatatagagctgtattatataatatttagaatattgAAAGCTGTACAggctttttgaatgtttttgccTTTTGTGGAAAGCATCGATTAGACCAGTATTTGATTCATTTGTATGCTCTTGGTGTCAGGATCATTGGATGAGCCCCAAACAAAATCCAGGTAAGCCTGAAAGTAAGACTGGAGGAATGAAGCCTAGTGTCAGCGCCCCCTCCAGTTTGCCCAGCACCAAGACTCCACAGAAAACCAGTTTGTTTGACAGTGGTGACAACGATGATGATTTGTTTGCAGCCACAAAAGAGTCAAGGTGTGTCTAATTTACTCCTCCCTTTTCCTTCATAAATGTGTCCATCCCGGTAGGACTAAAGTTTTTATCTTTCCCCATGCAGTCAGAAAAAGACACAGAGGGTATCACTGCTAtttgaagatgaggaggaggatgataaAGGATCCCTTTTTGACATTAAAAAGCCAGATTCTAGTGCACCCTGTGATGCTAAggtaaatgtgttatttgtaaCATGCAGGCTGAGACCCATGAAACGGTTATTGTGAGCTACTAAGCAGCTGCACTTGTTCCAGGTGTCAGCTGCTGCGACTTTGGGCCCTTTGTGTTTTGATGGCGGTAAGTCTGAGGACAAGGCCCCACCATCTGCACTGCAGAAACCACCAAAGCCGATGCCACCTGCTAAGCAGTCGCCCGAGCCACTGCCTTCTCCTCAGGTGGGAGGCGAGACTGAGAAGAAGCCTGCTGGTGCAGTCAGTCTGTTTGGAGGAATAGATGTTCTTAAAGAAAAGCGAGACATGCAGAAGGTGAGGCCAGAGCCGTCGTTTGTTGCGGCCATGTCCAGTCTGGTCTTGAAAAGGTTGAAatgattgttttctttttatttaatgccaGACTAAAAGCCCGCTTGAAGACGACCATGACGAAGACATCTTCTTGGGCAAAGAGGCCCCACCCCCTATGGCTGCAAAAGCGAAGAAGCCAACACTAAGCCTGtttgatgatgaggaggaggaagagcccAGTAAAATTAATGGGACTTCTCCAGTTGCCACATCCATCACCCAACCTGCCAAAAACACACTGGGGGTAAGGAAGTTATTTAGAAATGGTCACATTTCTATTGCCAGGAAGAATTTAAAATTGAGTAGCTATGAGGGGGAAAGAACAATCTTTATCTTTAAGCTGGGTTAAATGCTCATTTTGCATACTATAAAAATCTCCAAACCCACAACTACAGAACTAAGTGacttttcagacttttgttataAATGAAACCTACATGGTTTCGTTTCAGTTCCATATCAGTTAGATGATCTGTACATAAGTTTACATCAGCATGAAATTGACAGATGTGTTTAtgtggtggtgtttttgtgcttttgaatGTGTGGCAGCCTGAGGAGCAACGGTCACGTACCAAGAGCACTGGAGTTTTTCAGGATGAGGAGCTTCTCTTCAGTCAGAAACAGCAGATGGACAATGATCCTGACGTTGACCTCTTTGCTACAGCCGCCAAATCTACTGTAAGCCAGGTATGCAACTATAGaatgttgtattgtatttttacttCACACAACCATGCTTCCAGGTTTTGCAcaggcatgtgtgtgcatgtgtgcaagtAATATTtctaatgaattaaataaacagtgggaaaaaaagaaaaacctaaaGACTACAACAGTTTCTTTGTCACTAAATCACACATACAGTCCTATCTTACATATATACACCATTATCTAAGTGGGTAATCAGAGCTGGGCTCCTCATTCGCACATCACATTAATGATGTCATgtcacttactcactcactcttaaCTTAAGTATAATTTAGAGACACCAATACGCATAatttgcatgcctttggacggcattcctttgtttttgtgttgcagCACACTGAAATATCTTTGTTTCTCTCAGGCACAATTGTCTAGATCGGTGAAGCCAACACCCCCTTCTCTTTTTGGTGAAGACGATGAAGATGATCTCTTCACTGCAGCCAAGCCGAAAATAGCACCAGTAATTGTCCCTGTTACACTTCTCAGTGTAGTGTGGAGCAGAGGGCGGGGTTTGAGTAAAATAACTATGGATAAAAACAGCAGAGAGAGTCCCCGGAtacacacatacttttttttttttcattttcctgttTAGAAGGTTCCAGAAAAGCCCAGTGTACCTTGGAAACAGGAATCATCTGTCAATCCTGTGAACACAGCTGCTTTATCAGAAAATGAGGTGAGTAGTAATCCTGCTATTTTATAATGCACAGTCAACACTTTTACATATACAAAGGTTTTAACATACGTTTGTGATTTCAAAATAATTATAGTCCCATTATATTACCTTGTCATATTTGTCAACTAATTTGatgatttattattgattataaGTTATTGATGTTTGTAGCACAGATATTTGAAAGCTGATTTACAGAATTTCAGTTCTCATTTGCTCCATAATTAGGCAGCACTCATTTAACAAATGGCTTTTTTGCCCTTGTTTATGTGCTGCCATTAGTTTCTTGGATTGATTTAATATCAAATACAgtttctacattttttacaacatGTGGTGGTGATGGTAGCTTTTGTCATTTCTGGAaaatttatattacatattatctGATTGCACAGAAGTCTGCAAGCCCTGTGAAATCTAAAGAGCCTTCTTCTTGGATTGGAAAAATTCAAgtaatttttaaacaaattgccTCTTATATATTCAGCtttcaattcattttcatttgttgtaACTACTTGATACTTTCTGGCCTTTTTTCTTGCTTGCCTTTTGAACTGTCTTGTTGAAAGTGCTTCATTCTGGTCTAATCTTTTTAATCAACACACTTCCTGTGAGCTTGTTGCAATTCATCTGGAACTTTTCTACCTGTGCTCTTTTCCCTTGGATATCGCAGGAATATCAGCCTCTTTTTCTGAACTATTTTGGTGCTGAAAACTTTTgaatttccaaaaaaatatttccatttcaGGCCAACCTGGTTATCAACCCTGTCAGCCTGCTCCCTGGTGCCGTGCCCCGGATCCCTGGAGCTCTAAGTCCAGTCCCTGGATTGGCTCCCTCCCCTACCACTACCATCACAGTCTCTGGTCTGCTGCCGAGTCCCTCTTGCCCCTCCTCTCAGCCTAGTCAGGAAGGAGTGAATTTTGACTCCCCTGCTCAGGTCGCAACTTTACAGAGTGCCAACAAGGTGGGTTGTACAGTCTTGTGTATATATAAGTCACCTCAGGgatcacagggtggtagtagcctagtgggtaaaacactcgcccaggttcaaatcccgcttactaccattgtgtcctttagcaagacacttaaccctaagttggtctaggggactgtccctgtaactactgattgtaagtcactctggatgagggcgtctgataaatgccgtaaatataaatggatCACAATTATCCATGCCAATGGTTTAGTGCTATTcttaaactgtttaaaatgatgtCTTCTAGGATAATGATTAATACTTTTGTTGcacatacagtgggtatggaaagtattcagaccgccttaaatttatattgcagccatttgctaaaattagTGTGCACatagcaccccatattgacagaaaaacacagaatttttttacagatttagaaaaattgaaataattgaaaaacagCAATGCCGAAAGATGAAATTCTACCAGTGCTTATAGCTCACCACATCAACACTTCAATGTATTGTTCTAGAAATGTCATAAACTTGCTAAAACTCAAATTCACTACCAAATGCATTGTTCAGGTCAttgatcaaaaaataaaataatgaggtTTCTTTCTACAAGGTTTTTGTGAAGATTTTGCTACAGGGAATTTTGTGAATTTTCTTTGCCCTGCCACCTACTGGAAATTCCGGAAATAGACTTTCAGCAGTAGAAAAGAAGGCCAtcctaaattattatttattttattcaaacagGATAGCTATGATTGTGACAATCCTAAGTAATTCATGAATGATCACCAGAAATGCTTAAAGTAAAcaggaaaaagtaaaaaaaaaaaaaacctttgctGGACTGgatacatttactgcatttatcagacccccttatccagtgcgacttacatagttacagggacagtcaccctggagcaatttaggactaagtgtcttgctcagggacacaatggtagtaggtgggatttgaacctgggtcttctggttcataggcgagtgtgttacccactaggatactaccaccctacaattcATGAGGCTGAAACTCCAAATTGTTGCTTGTACAAGCTGAGGCCACATCTTGTCTCCTATCTCACTGTTATTTGAGACATTAAGACACAATTCATGTattatttggacatttttatcaTTCCGTTGGGTTCTTCCTTTTCTCCACCTCAGGGGAGAGCCAAAGGATCAGTCCGCAGACGACCACAGACCAGAGCAGCGAGGCACCTGGCTGCCCAGCATTCTGAAGAGCATAGAGGGGAGAGCCTGATTGAGAGCTCTGCTGGTGCAGCCAAATCCAGCCCAGTCACAGCAACTTCGCTATCCACAGTTGCTTTCACTCATCCATCTCTGCCATCACTCTCTACTCCCCTTGAGAAGGACTCCATGCAGACGGTCAGGCCCAAAAAGACGCCTGTTCCAACTACTTTTGGTGGCGATCTTTTTGGCTCGGATGACCTTTTTGCCTCCTCCTCTAAACCAGCCCTGTCCACCAAACCCAAAACAAAACCCCACGACGAGGCATCCTTAAGTGCACCCAAAAAAGAGGTGTCCCCGTCTCTGTTTGATGACCCTGGAGACAATATTTTCCAGACAGTAAAGCAGAAAGCTACCAAGAAAGCCAGTGCAGCACCATTTCTGGAGGACGTTGAGGATGACGACATATTTTCAGATGGAAAGAGTACCATATCCACTAGTAAAGATGCTCACAAAGGAAGCAGCGCTGTAATACAGAACATTTTTAAGGTATGCTTTAAGTCTTATTTTTGTCAGAAACTCTAGTAATGATGCTGGACATCAG
Above is a genomic segment from Denticeps clupeoides chromosome 8, fDenClu1.1, whole genome shotgun sequence containing:
- the washc2c gene encoding WASH complex subunit 2 isoform X7, translated to MSGGMENGPNNHNGEEQHIWERAWSLEEMRRNSASWSLAADSGLFLFLQDFSQRMLSKTHEIEKQLDGLIRDTKVTDSCLHTVFNDFLMLSNTQFIENRVYDEEIEEPAAKSEALDRPPEQEKTREQKEAELIPKVQEAVNYGLGVLDSAFEQLDIKAGNSDSEDEEATDRVEPILEPKDLYVDRPLPYLIGSQLFMEQDDVGLGDLSSEEMSIDSDRDSVIESEEDKCRDQSDEDEGQGSFNKKSSVSSCEDDDDDEDDDLDIFGESGKDENDRKNSAGPASFAEQLEARIKGETPRKSDAERKDDEEDDNELFKPPKMEDDDDYEAFGGRGGLFSGGRDLFDDEGDLFSDAPREVPDQAKRPSPQTSEGGLFGSPDNSESPNDKDHGNSVRHKPSAVQKPVMVGGGLFDDDTEDDYMFSGMTVKNNSHPGQKKSKQTVDLFEADEDDEEGDIFSKSSRHAAPQQNKKEAVEEDEKHSVGKKRPAGAVSMFGPGTKSVLVEALKKRQPSTSEESVKSEESAPPTDIKHPASRAEEKKPQSWGLFSDDEDSQVFPAITKSKTQPEATTQIKADKAPVSLFDDDEDEEDLFSSAPKSKAGQSAAKPVKKPTPGALFSDDEDHWMSPKQNPGKPESKTGGMKPSVSAPSSLPSTKTPQKTSLFDSGDNDDDLFAATKESSQKKTQRVSLLFEDEEEDDKGSLFDIKKPDSSAPCDAKVSAAATLGPLCFDGGKSEDKAPPSALQKPPKPMPPAKQSPEPLPSPQVGGETEKKPAGAVSLFGGIDVLKEKRDMQKTKSPLEDDHDEDIFLGKEAPPPMAAKAKKPTLSLFDDEEEEEPSKINGTSPVATSITQPAKNTLGPEEQRSRTKSTGVFQDEELLFSQKQQMDNDPDVDLFATAAKSTVSQAQLSRSVKPTPPSLFGEDDEDDLFTAAKPKIAPKVPEKPSVPWKQESSVNPVNTAALSENEKSASPVKSKEPSSWIGKIQANLVINPVSLLPGAVPRIPGALSPVPGLAPSPTTTITVSGLLPSPSCPSSQPSQEGVNFDSPAQVATLQSANKGRAKGSVRRRPQTRAARHLAAQHSEEHRGESLIESSAGAAKSSPVTATSLSTVAFTHPSLPSLSTPLEKDSMQTVRPKKTPVPTTFGGDLFGSDDLFASSSKPALSTKPKTKPHDEASLSAPKKEVSPSLFDDPGDNIFQTVKQKATKKASAAPFLEDVEDDDIFSDGKSTISTSKDAHKGSSAVIQNIFKDEIETTPKTSKKLKEKPLDASLFDDNVDIFADLTPSAQPKEKKPKKKVETKSIFDDDMDDIFSPGAPKAVAKPLSKPKKTQPAQESSSAEELGRSIFDDPLNVLGGK